The sequence below is a genomic window from Cedecea neteri.
CCACCACAATCGCTTTTGGCCGCGGCAGCGTTTCGCCAAGCTGAGCCCAGGCGCGGGTATAGCGGTTATCTTCCAGCACGTTCATCGGGCTACCGTGGCCAAGGAACAGCGCGGGCATACGTGGGCTTGTCATGATGGTGTCCTTAAATGGCTAAGATTCAATACACACAGATTACGCCCAATTTTTGTGGGAAGAACTCAGATAAGCATGATGATGATCATCAGAAATTTTGAACAGGTCTGAAAAGACGAAAACAGCGAGAAGGGAATGAAAAACAAAAGCCCGATCGCGCTGACCGGGCTTTACTTTTTTAGCTAGCTTTACGCGCTTGCGCCTGGCGATATTCCACCAGATCTTCGATGGTCACAACCGCCATATTGTGTTTGCGGGCAAACTCGATGCACTCCGGCGCGCGCGCCATGGTGCCGTCGTCGTTGGTCAGTTCACACAACACACCCGCAGGTTTGAAACCTGCCAGAGAAACCAGGTCGATAGTGGCTTCGGTGTGGCCACCGCGAGTTAACACGCCGCCCGGCTGCGCACGCAGTGGGAAAACGTGACCAGGGCGGTGCAGGTCGCTCGGCTTAGCGCCGTCGGCAATCGCCGCACGAACGGTGGTCAGACGATCGGCTGCGGAAACCCCGGTTGTCACGCCGTGAGCTGCTTCGATGGTCACGGTAAACCCGGTGCCGAAAGCGCTGGTGTTGTTTTCGACCATCATCGGCAGGTCGAGCTGTTTACGGCGTTCGTCGGTCAGGCACAGGCAGACAATGCCGCTCCCGTGGCGAATGGTCAGCGCCATTTGCTCCACGGTCATGGTTTCAGCCGGGAAGATCATATCGCCTTCGTTCTCACGATTTTCATCGTCGAGAACCATGGCGCCACGGCCTTCGCGAAGCGCATCAAGAGCACGCTCAACGCGCTCAGTCGGGGTGCCAAATGCAGAAAGTAGCGTCTGATTCATGGTAATAAAAACCTCATTAATATTATGGTTACCAGAATCAGGGCAGTCTTAGGAGCTAAAAAAATAACGCGGGCAGGCCAGGGCCTGACGTGATCGTTACTCTCTCCCATCCGGACTTTAACCGTCGGCCCCGGAATTACACCGGATCTGCTGACCTTCAGGCAAAGCCTGAAGCGCTCGCGGGCTTTCAGCGTTCGCTGATTTACCGCCGGTGGGGAGTTTCGCCCCGCCCTGAGAATAAGCAGGTTCACTATAGCGCTAATCATTTTTATGGGCAACGATTACACAGGCAACATTTCCAGTTTATCCCCTGGCAATCAGGCATTACAATTAGCCTTATTACTCGCCAGATAATGGAAGCCGCTATGATTGACCCGAAAAAAATTGAACAAATCGCCCGCCAGGTCCATGAGTCAATGCCGAAAGGGATTCGTGAGTTCGGGGATGATGTGGAGAAGAAAGTACGCCAGATCCTTCAGTCTCAGTTAACCCGTCTTGACCTTGTGAGCCGCGAAGAGTTTGACGTGCAAACTCAGGTGCTACTGCGCACCCGCGAGAAACTGGCTCTGCTGGAGCAGCGTCTGACCGAACTGGAAAACCGCGAAGTCCCGAAAGACGCCGAGTAATCCCCATCCCCCTGGCGCTCCCGCAAAGGAAAGCGCCAGGGGGAAATGCTCAGCGCAAAAATGCCTCGCTCAACCGGACCCAGTATGTTGCGCCTACAGAAATACAAGCATCGTTAAACTGATACAGCGGATGATGTACCGAGTAGTCGTCTTTCCCCGTCGCCGTTCCCAGCCAGATATAACAACCCGGCACTTCTTCCAGCATAAAAGAGAAATCCTCGCTGCCCATCATGCTCTTAACCTCCTGAGGGTCAGCGACTTTATCTGGGCCGAATGTATCCCGGGCAACCTGAAGCGCAAAGGCCGTTTGCGCTTCGTTATTTATCGTCACCGGATAGCCAAAATCCACTTCAATATTGGCCTTCACGCCAAAACTTTCCGCCTGAGCGTGGACGAGAGTCTCAACCCTTTGTTTGAGCGCCTCACGCACCTCTTTTTTAAAGGCACGCATGTTCAGTTTCAGCACGGCGCTATGAGGAATAATGTTGTGCGTTGTGCCACTCTGCAGGCTGCCCACCGTAACCACCGCAGAATCCTGAGGATCGATATTACGAGAGACTATGGTCTGCAGTGCCATCACAATAGATGCCCCAGCGACGGTAGGATCGATACAGTGCTCCGGCATCGAACCATGCCCGCCTTTGCCTTCCAGAGTGATCGTCAGACTGTCAGAAGATGCCATTAACGCCCCTGGTTTTGTCACAAATTGCCCGGCGGGGATCAGGGGGAAATTATGCAGGCCAAACACCGCGTCGCACGGAAATAGCCTGAACAGGCCGTCGTCGATCATGCGCTTAGCACCGCCGATCTTTTCTTCAGAGGGCTGGAAGATCAGGTGTAACGTCCCATTAAAAGGCTTCTTCTCCGCCAGATAGCAGGCCGCCGAAAGCAAAATGGCACAGTGTCCGTCATGCCCACATGCATGCATTTTACCTTCGATCTGGCTTGCCCACGGCAGCCCTGTTTGCTCCTGCATCGGCAGCGCATCCATATCGGCGCGGATCCCCAATCTTTTACCGCCGCTACCCACTTTTAGCGTCCCAACTACCCCGGTACCTCCTAATCCGCGATGTACTTCGTAACCCCAGCCCGTCAACAGCTCAGCAATACGATCGCTGGTGCGAAACTCTTCAAAACCCAGTTCCGGGTGCTGGTGAAAATCGCGTCGAATGGCGATCATCTCTTCTTCACGATCCAGAATCTCTTTAATCAACATAGGTAGCTCCTTGTATTAAGCATCGGGTAGCGTTTTCCGTTCCCGCCAGGCAAGCAGCGCCGCCAGCGAAACGAAAGAGCAAAAAATCAGATACCAGGCCGGCGTCATCGGCTGCCCCGTCACTTTAAGTAACCAGGTCACGTTAAATTGCGCAAAGCCGCCAAACAGCGTTACGCCAACGGCATAAACTATACCGATACCCGAGGCACGAACCTTTTGCGGGAATGCTTCGAGCAGCAGCAAAAACAGCACCACAGTGCAAACATTAGCGAGCACCTGATCGACAGCAATTAGCGCGATAGTGATAAACAACGGCATGCCGTTAAGGATAGACGCGAAGATCGGCCAAATCAGCACCAGCGACACGGTAAAACAGATAGCCATGATCGGTTTACGTCGGGGCAGGCGATCCGCCAGCTTTCCGGCAAAAAAGGGGATCAGGAGCGTCATAAGCGCTGCCGTCAGGCTGATCCAGTAGGAGGTTGCCGCCGGCATATGCAGTGTGTTCACCATATAGGCAGGCATGTAATAAATAATAATGTAAAACGTTGTTGTGCCTTTCATTATCAGCAAAATGCCGAGCAACAGCGCGCGGCGATGTTCCCGCCAGAGCGTTTTTGCCGAATTCTCCTTCTGGGGAGCCGATTCAGTATGATGGGTTTCCGGCAGGTGACGTCGGATGTACATGCCAATGGGCATGATCGCCAGGCCCAGAATAAAGGGGACGCGCCAGCCCCAATCGTACAGGGCTTCTTCACTGAGATAATGGCTCAACCCCGCGCCTATGGCCGCACCAAAAAGCGCGGCACCCCCCTGGCTGGTCATCTGCCAGCTCACACGTTGCCCGCGGCGGGATTTATCCCCGGCCTCCATCAGCCAGCTGGTTGCCGCGCCAATTTCTCCTCCGGCAGAAAAACCCTGGAGCAAACGCCCGGCTATCAGCACCACTGGCCCCACAATCCCGGCCTGGCTGTAAGTTGGCGCAAACGCCACCAGCATGACACCAACTGCCATCAGCCCGAGGATCAACGTCATTCCTGAACGGCGGCCATGTTTGTCTGCATAATTGCCAAGCACCAGGCTCCCCAAAGGGCGCATGACAAAACCGACGCCAAAAGTCGCGACCGCCAGCAGCAAAGAAACATAATCATTACTGGAGGGGAAAAAGAGGTGACCAATGATGACCGAAAAGAAGCTGTACACCGCGAAATCATAGATTTCTAATCCGTTTCCCAATGTCACGGCCACCAGCGACTTAGCGCTGGTCTGCTCTTCCACAGGGCGGCTCTGAGGCGGCATCACGGCTATCAACCCGCTGGCCGTAGAGGCAGAACTGGCAGATGATTTCATGCTCACTTCCTTCTAATTATTTTTTGCATGGTGTGTTGTTACTCCGGGGAGTGATTCGACTATCTGCATAAAAAAAGAACATCGCAAACATAAAAATTAGTTATGCCTTTGGTTATATTCTTCCTATCCTGAAAGCACATTTTTTGCACTATGGCGGTGACATACGGCGGGGTAACAAATGAAAATCAAATTAAATCAGTTAGATGTATTACTAGAAGTTGCCGCACAAGGCAGCATTGGTAAAGCAGCCCGAGCCCTGCATCTCACTCAACCTGCCATTTCCAAGACCATTCATGAGATGGAAACTGAAATCGGCATGCCAATTTTGCAACGCTCATCACGGGGCGTGACGTTGAATGAGTATGGGCAAGTGCTGCTGCGCCATGCCAGAGATATTGATCGATCGTTACATCAGGCAAGAGATGAAATAGACAATCTGCTCGGGAAAGCAATGCGCCAGTTGCGCGTTGGATTTACCTCCGCCGCCTCTTACGGCCCCTTCTGTACCACAATGAGTCAGTATCAGACACGATACCCAGGCGTGAAGCTAACCGCGATGGAAGGCAGACCGCACCAGATTCTGGATGCGCTGGCGAATCAGAGGCTGGATATGGCGGTAATGACCAGTGCCAGCGGAACGCCCATCGGTACGTTTTATCACGAGACACTCTACGCACTGAGCAATACCATTATTGCCGGCGAACATCACCCCGTTACCCACACCACAACGCTGAAAAGTCTGATGCAATTTCCCTGGCTGGACTGGGATGAACCAGGAGAGCACTCCATTCTGGGCCAGGTTTTTCGCCGCTATAACCTGCCGCTGCCACCGACGATTGTTCACTGTTCTTCCCCGTGGATTATGGCGCGCATGATGGAGCAGGCCCCCATTGTCAGCATGTGGACATCGGTCAGGCTGCGCTTTCCAGGTTATGAAAAAAACCTTCGTCCACTCACGCTCAAAGAAGTGTTGCCGGCAACCAGCGTGAACATCGTATGCCCCAGCCTTGGGCGACTTTCCACTGCGGGAACAACTTTTATGGAAATGCTGAGGATCAATTCGCGCGATTGGCTCCTGGACAGCGACGCACTGGAGATGGTGGCTAGAATATAAAAAAGGCGGATGAGCCTGAGCTATCCGCCTTGTTTCACTGGAAATCAACGAATCAGAAGGTTTCCCAGTTATCGTCTGACGCTGCAGCCACGGCTTTACGCGGTGCAGCCGTCGTCGCGACAACCTTTGGCGCCGCGGCCTGGGCTTTGGCCTGGCGCTCCTGAGCGATGCGGAATACGGAGACGGACTGCGTGAGCCTGCTGGCCTGTTCTTCCAGCGCGGCGGCGGCGGCGGCGGACTCTTCCACCAGCGCGGCGTTCTGCTGGGTCACACGGTCCATTTCTGCAACCGCTAATCCAACCTGATCGATCCCGCGGCTTTGCTCGTCAGAAGCAGAGGCAATCTCACCCATGATATCGGTCACGCGGGTCACCGCATTAACGATTTCCCCCATGGTTTCCCCGGCGCTTTCAACCAGCGTTGAGCCGGTATCGACCTTGCTGACCGAGTCCTCAATCAGGGTTTTAATCTCTTTCGCGGCCTGCGCGCTACGCTGTGCCAGATTACGTACTTCCCCGGCGACCACGGCAAAACCACGTCCCTGCTCACCCGCACGAGCAGCTTCAACGGCGGCGTTAAGAGCGAGGATGTTAGTCTGGAAGGCGATCCCGTCAATGACGCTGATAATGTCGGCAATTTTCTGCGAACTGCCGGCAATTTCGCTCATGGTATGCACCACATTGTCCACGACTTTACCGCCGCGCTGCGCGGTTTCAGACGCGCTCAGCGCCAGCTGGCTAGCCTGGCGGGCATTTTCAGCATTCTGCTTAACCGTGGCAGTCAGCTGCTCCATGCTCGCGGCCGTTTCCTCAAGCGAAGCCGCCTGCTGTTCGGTACGAGAAGAGAGATCGTTATTGCCGATGGAAATCTCGCTGGCGCCGCTATAAATGGCATTCGCGCCGTTGCGAACCTCGCCCACGGTAATCACCAGCTCGTTTTGCATATGGCGCAGGTTCTCGGCCAGCTGCCCCATTTCGTTGGTGCCTTCGACGTCGATTTTGCGCACCAGATCGCCACTGGCGATGTGGCGAATGCTTTCGATCAGGCGATTCAGCGGAGAGATAAGCGTGGTGCGAATACCCTGCCAGACCGCAAGGATCACCACCAGCACCACAATCAGGACGCCAATCAGGATCCAAATCGCCATGCTGTAAGAGCTATTGCTGCTGTCGACTGCTTCCTGATAAAGGTGGTCGTTTTGCTGCAGATAGTTAACGTATTGCTTCTCAAAGCCATCCTGATATCCCTGGGTTGGCTGATCGAAGAATTCATTAATTTTCCCCGCACCAAGCAGTTGAATCAGCTCCGCCAGAGCGCCGTGATAAATATCATAGTTGCGCTTAATTTCTTGTGCGGCCGCGTCGCTTTGGCGTGGATCGCGCGGTAAAGCTTCATAAGCCGCCCACTCAACCTCAGCCTGTTTCAGCGAAGTGCTGGCAATCGCCATCAGTTCTTCAACGGTTGCACCGCTGCCAATTTTATTGGCATCCATCATGTAGCGAATGCCGGCGCGGTTCAGGGTGTTACGGGTCTGCAACAGCGCGACCCAGCTGCCGTTCAGCGTTGACTGCTGCTGACGAATGGTTTGTAGAACGGTGAAATTTTCTTTGTCCTGCTTCAGCGCATTGAAGAACAATCCGCCGGAAGCTATCTGCAAAATGCCAAACAGCCCCAGGACGACCAGTAAGCTTGTAACGATTTTGATACGGTTTAACATTGCTTCTCATTCCCTGTAAGACAAGTCTTAATCATCGGCGTAACAGCAGAAAACTTTACCCAAAGCGTTTTTTTGCCGTTTTTTCTGCTACTCCCAGGAAATGGCCTGGCAATAATTCATCCTCCACACCTGCGGGGTTAAGTCGTAACACATTCATAAAACGGGTTTTTTTCACTATCATTTTTTTAATAGTCAACCAGCCCGGAGGAAGGCATGCTTACCGTTGCTATCTGTGAAAGAAATAGCCATTTTGCCAATGGCATTAAAATTATTATCCAGCAGCTCTGCCATCAGTTTAGCGAGACTTATCATTTCCTACCGTTGGCACATCAGGACGTCGCCGATCTGGTTTTTTTCGCGCTCGATGACAACTGGTCAACCGCCAACTGCTACAAAATACCGCAGACAACGCGCCATCAGCGGGTGATCCTGATCTGCAAAAAGCAGGATCAGGAGAACCTGATGTTTCGTCCCTGCCTGTATATGCTGCCGTCTATCTACCGTGAGGATGAGGTCGAAGATGTCAGGCTCAAGCTGGCCCCCTGGGTCGATCCCGAACGGCGCAAAAAAAACACCCTACCGGTGCCTACGTCCATTTGTCACTACTGCACAACACGGCATTTCAACATGCAGGAGCGGGAATTGCTGAAGCTAATGGCCTGCGGTTACTCGCTGATTGACGCGGCTTTTATTATGCATATTGATGAAAATGCAGCGCGGGATAAACGACTGTCGATTATGAAAAAACTTAATATCAAGAGCCAATATAAACTCATGAATTATATCAAACTGAATTTGCCATTCTTGTTGGATTGAATCTTTTAATTAAGTATTTTCTTATTATGCCAGGGAATTACTCTTAATTATTAAAAAAGCACCTCCTTCACTCTTTTGGGTTGCGAATTTTCGCAACCTGGAATAAGCCATCCCTGCTATTCACTCATTCGTGTCGCTGAGAGAATACGCTCAGAATAATCTCCAAATTTGCTGACAGCATACTAACCCTACCTCTCAGGTCATTGATCGCTCAGCAATTCAGTAATAATTGTCACAATTAGCGACAAAATAATGATAAATATTTCTAGCGATAACATTTTATTATCTGTTAACCAACATATATCCGGCCTCCGCCTGGAGCCGATTGTTAATTTATTCAATGGACACGTTATTAGTCACGAAGTACTCAGCCAGCTAACGCCATCGAGCGACGCTGACGATTTCTTTGCACATCTGCCGGTTTTCGACAGCATGGCGATTTTCTGCCATCAGGTTGGCCTGCTGAAGTCCCTGCAAGCCCCAGGCACATACACCCTTAACCTTCCTCTTATGGCGCTGATTGACGAGCGGCTATTCACCCGGCTGCTTGATGTTTGCGAATCATGGATAACAATTGAGATACAGGATGCTCCACTTTTTGGTCTGTGCTCCAGGCAGCATCAGCTTTGCCTGTGTGAGCGAATTAAGCTGTTACAGCAACAAAGGATATCGGTGTGGCTTGATGACCTTACCGATGGCTGTATTGAAAGCTTCCACCGCTACGCCATTGATGTCGGCGGAGTAAAAATTGATAAGCACGCATTCTGGACGCTCAGTAAAAACCCGCGGGCACTTCGGCAACTGGTTGCACAGTGCGCGGATATTTCACCTCAGATTGTCATTGAAGGTATCGAAGACAACCACCATCTCGAGCTCGCTCGCCAGTCAGGCGCCAGCTACGGACAAGGCTATTTATGGCCGCATAAACGCTGGCTGCTCTCTGATGCATTGTCATTGTG
It includes:
- the ribB gene encoding 3,4-dihydroxy-2-butanone-4-phosphate synthase; the encoded protein is MNQTLLSAFGTPTERVERALDALREGRGAMVLDDENRENEGDMIFPAETMTVEQMALTIRHGSGIVCLCLTDERRKQLDLPMMVENNTSAFGTGFTVTIEAAHGVTTGVSAADRLTTVRAAIADGAKPSDLHRPGHVFPLRAQPGGVLTRGGHTEATIDLVSLAGFKPAGVLCELTNDDGTMARAPECIEFARKHNMAVVTIEDLVEYRQAQARKAS
- the ubiK gene encoding ubiquinone biosynthesis accessory factor UbiK, with protein sequence MIDPKKIEQIARQVHESMPKGIREFGDDVEKKVRQILQSQLTRLDLVSREEFDVQTQVLLRTREKLALLEQRLTELENREVPKDAE
- a CDS encoding M20 aminoacylase family protein, producing MLIKEILDREEEMIAIRRDFHQHPELGFEEFRTSDRIAELLTGWGYEVHRGLGGTGVVGTLKVGSGGKRLGIRADMDALPMQEQTGLPWASQIEGKMHACGHDGHCAILLSAACYLAEKKPFNGTLHLIFQPSEEKIGGAKRMIDDGLFRLFPCDAVFGLHNFPLIPAGQFVTKPGALMASSDSLTITLEGKGGHGSMPEHCIDPTVAGASIVMALQTIVSRNIDPQDSAVVTVGSLQSGTTHNIIPHSAVLKLNMRAFKKEVREALKQRVETLVHAQAESFGVKANIEVDFGYPVTINNEAQTAFALQVARDTFGPDKVADPQEVKSMMGSEDFSFMLEEVPGCYIWLGTATGKDDYSVHHPLYQFNDACISVGATYWVRLSEAFLR
- a CDS encoding MFS transporter codes for the protein MKSSASSASTASGLIAVMPPQSRPVEEQTSAKSLVAVTLGNGLEIYDFAVYSFFSVIIGHLFFPSSNDYVSLLLAVATFGVGFVMRPLGSLVLGNYADKHGRRSGMTLILGLMAVGVMLVAFAPTYSQAGIVGPVVLIAGRLLQGFSAGGEIGAATSWLMEAGDKSRRGQRVSWQMTSQGGAALFGAAIGAGLSHYLSEEALYDWGWRVPFILGLAIMPIGMYIRRHLPETHHTESAPQKENSAKTLWREHRRALLLGILLIMKGTTTFYIIIYYMPAYMVNTLHMPAATSYWISLTAALMTLLIPFFAGKLADRLPRRKPIMAICFTVSLVLIWPIFASILNGMPLFITIALIAVDQVLANVCTVVLFLLLLEAFPQKVRASGIGIVYAVGVTLFGGFAQFNVTWLLKVTGQPMTPAWYLIFCSFVSLAALLAWRERKTLPDA
- a CDS encoding LysR family transcriptional regulator, with translation MKIKLNQLDVLLEVAAQGSIGKAARALHLTQPAISKTIHEMETEIGMPILQRSSRGVTLNEYGQVLLRHARDIDRSLHQARDEIDNLLGKAMRQLRVGFTSAASYGPFCTTMSQYQTRYPGVKLTAMEGRPHQILDALANQRLDMAVMTSASGTPIGTFYHETLYALSNTIIAGEHHPVTHTTTLKSLMQFPWLDWDEPGEHSILGQVFRRYNLPLPPTIVHCSSPWIMARMMEQAPIVSMWTSVRLRFPGYEKNLRPLTLKEVLPATSVNIVCPSLGRLSTAGTTFMEMLRINSRDWLLDSDALEMVARI
- the tsr gene encoding methyl-accepting chemotaxis protein, which gives rise to MLNRIKIVTSLLVVLGLFGILQIASGGLFFNALKQDKENFTVLQTIRQQQSTLNGSWVALLQTRNTLNRAGIRYMMDANKIGSGATVEELMAIASTSLKQAEVEWAAYEALPRDPRQSDAAAQEIKRNYDIYHGALAELIQLLGAGKINEFFDQPTQGYQDGFEKQYVNYLQQNDHLYQEAVDSSNSSYSMAIWILIGVLIVVLVVILAVWQGIRTTLISPLNRLIESIRHIASGDLVRKIDVEGTNEMGQLAENLRHMQNELVITVGEVRNGANAIYSGASEISIGNNDLSSRTEQQAASLEETAASMEQLTATVKQNAENARQASQLALSASETAQRGGKVVDNVVHTMSEIAGSSQKIADIISVIDGIAFQTNILALNAAVEAARAGEQGRGFAVVAGEVRNLAQRSAQAAKEIKTLIEDSVSKVDTGSTLVESAGETMGEIVNAVTRVTDIMGEIASASDEQSRGIDQVGLAVAEMDRVTQQNAALVEESAAAAAALEEQASRLTQSVSVFRIAQERQAKAQAAAPKVVATTAAPRKAVAAASDDNWETF
- the fimW gene encoding fimbria biosynthesis transcriptional regulator FimW yields the protein MLTVAICERNSHFANGIKIIIQQLCHQFSETYHFLPLAHQDVADLVFFALDDNWSTANCYKIPQTTRHQRVILICKKQDQENLMFRPCLYMLPSIYREDEVEDVRLKLAPWVDPERRKKNTLPVPTSICHYCTTRHFNMQERELLKLMACGYSLIDAAFIMHIDENAARDKRLSIMKKLNIKSQYKLMNYIKLNLPFLLD
- a CDS encoding EAL domain-containing protein: MINISSDNILLSVNQHISGLRLEPIVNLFNGHVISHEVLSQLTPSSDADDFFAHLPVFDSMAIFCHQVGLLKSLQAPGTYTLNLPLMALIDERLFTRLLDVCESWITIEIQDAPLFGLCSRQHQLCLCERIKLLQQQRISVWLDDLTDGCIESFHRYAIDVGGVKIDKHAFWTLSKNPRALRQLVAQCADISPQIVIEGIEDNHHLELARQSGASYGQGYLWPHKRWLLSDALSL